Proteins encoded within one genomic window of Mycolicibacterium aubagnense:
- a CDS encoding TetR/AcrR family transcriptional regulator, with protein MMKELGRPRDSRIDNAVLTATAELLGEVGYAALSVDAIAKQAGTSKPAIYRRWPSKAHLVHEAAFPADIAAELPDTGSLAGDVRAMVRGTVAVLSTPAARAALPGLLGEMTADATLHSALLDRFADALGPGLHARLDAAAARDELRADVSAADLTEVITGIALLAALTRGDAPDDDWIDRNTTLILKGIGA; from the coding sequence ATGATGAAAGAACTTGGACGCCCTCGCGATTCACGCATCGACAATGCGGTACTCACCGCCACGGCGGAGCTGCTCGGCGAAGTGGGGTATGCCGCGTTGTCGGTGGACGCCATCGCCAAGCAGGCCGGCACCAGCAAGCCGGCCATCTACCGGCGCTGGCCCAGCAAGGCGCATCTCGTCCACGAGGCGGCATTCCCCGCGGATATCGCCGCCGAACTGCCGGACACCGGTTCGCTCGCGGGCGATGTACGGGCGATGGTCCGTGGCACCGTCGCAGTGCTGAGCACGCCCGCGGCCCGCGCCGCGCTACCCGGGCTGCTCGGGGAGATGACCGCCGACGCCACCCTGCACAGCGCTCTACTGGATCGGTTCGCCGACGCCTTGGGACCCGGGCTGCATGCCCGCCTCGACGCCGCCGCGGCGCGCGACGAACTCCGCGCAGACGTCAGCGCCGCTGACCTCACCGAGGTCATCACCGGCATCGCGCTGCTCGCCGCACTCACCCGCGGCGACGCCCCCGATGACGACTGGATCGACCGCAACACCACCCTGATTCTGAAAGGCATTGGCGCATGA
- a CDS encoding DUF1214 domain-containing protein: protein MTESAAAWRELLDTLRDLDNSFLEGPRAVTDDRQIADGYRMLATGLGVALDCYLYPEPGRPQFIVVNSPFRHDRRWGGDNTDAHYYMCPVDPQGRYRISGNKGDSVYLSLTAYNEPSPGAWSNRVVAVIRDNDMDFDDKGNFSFEIGPLPDAAVFFTRDYQADPETGRAATWHIEALDAPEPLRHNDVDTAAALRASANWLRTLFAIMPMPVGTRADESSLGHSIAHSANEFAAPYQVPDANFGWSARDACYSYGSFVLAEDEALVITHRPPACRFWNLVVWNQFMANPGVRDARSSVNGYSAVPNSDGTVTIVLSGDTTAHPNSLTTLDYPQGILAFRWFLTDQVPDRPEVQLVKIADAPTAPS, encoded by the coding sequence ATGACCGAATCCGCTGCCGCATGGCGGGAGCTCCTCGACACTCTTCGAGACCTCGACAACTCGTTCCTGGAGGGCCCCCGCGCGGTCACCGACGATCGGCAGATCGCCGACGGTTACCGCATGCTCGCGACCGGACTCGGAGTGGCACTCGACTGCTACCTGTATCCCGAGCCCGGACGGCCACAGTTCATCGTGGTCAATTCACCGTTCCGGCATGACCGTCGATGGGGCGGCGACAACACCGACGCCCACTACTACATGTGCCCGGTCGACCCGCAAGGCCGTTACCGGATCAGCGGCAACAAGGGTGACAGCGTCTATCTGTCACTGACCGCATACAACGAACCCTCCCCCGGCGCCTGGTCCAACCGCGTGGTGGCAGTTATCCGGGACAACGACATGGATTTCGACGACAAGGGCAACTTCTCGTTCGAGATCGGCCCATTACCCGACGCGGCGGTCTTCTTCACCCGCGATTATCAGGCGGACCCCGAAACCGGCCGGGCGGCCACCTGGCACATTGAGGCACTCGACGCACCTGAGCCGTTGCGGCACAACGATGTCGATACCGCCGCGGCGCTTCGGGCCAGCGCCAACTGGCTCCGAACCCTGTTCGCCATCATGCCGATGCCGGTGGGCACCCGGGCCGACGAAAGCTCCCTGGGCCACTCCATCGCCCACTCGGCCAACGAATTCGCCGCGCCCTACCAGGTGCCGGACGCGAACTTCGGCTGGTCGGCGCGCGATGCGTGCTATTCGTACGGCAGCTTCGTGCTGGCCGAGGACGAAGCGCTCGTCATCACTCATCGGCCGCCGGCGTGCCGGTTCTGGAACCTGGTGGTCTGGAATCAGTTCATGGCCAACCCGGGTGTCCGTGATGCCCGGAGCTCGGTCAACGGGTACAGCGCTGTGCCGAATTCGGACGGCACGGTGACGATAGTCCTGTCCGGCGATACCACCGCGCACCCGAATTCGTTGACCACACTGGACTATCCGCAGGGCATTCTGGCATTTCGGTGGTTCCTGACGGATCAGGTACCGGACCGTCCCGAAGTCCAGCTGGTGAAGATCGCCGACGCCCCCACCGCCCCGTCCTGA
- the hrpA gene encoding ATP-dependent RNA helicase HrpA produces the protein MSDPQLRELRARLDGLTIRDAARLDRRLKNLRGDNPAKIAEQIAAAEGVIASRLAAVPTITYPDLPVTDRRAEIAKAITENQVVIVAGETGSGKTTQLPKICLELGRGIRGTIGHTQPRRLAARTVAQRIADETGTALGGAIGYTVRFTDQASDSTLVKLMTDGILLAEIQRDRRLLRYDTLILDEAHERSLNIDFLLGYLRELLPRRPDLKVIVTSATIEPERFAKHFFDAPIVEVSGRTYPVEIRYRPLEIQIATNGSAGSSDDPDDPDHDIVRTETRDQTEAIVDAVRELESEPAGDVLVFLSGEREIRDTAEALRDALSGDTFPTEILPLYARLPTADQQKVFNAKPGGPRRIVLATNVAETSLTVPGIRYVVDPGTARISRYSRRTKVQRLPIEPISQASAAQRSGRSGRTAPGVCIRLYSEEDFAARPRYTDPEILRTNLGAVILQMAALGLGDIEAFPFLDPPDARSIRDGIQLLQELGAFDAKGAITDVGRRLARLPLDPRVGRMILQADAEGCVREVLILAAALSIPDPRERPADREEAARQKHARFADEHSDFVSYLNLWNYLREQRNQLSGSAFRRMCRDEFLHYLRIREWQDLVGQLRSIAADLGIRESGDDADALRVHTALTAGLLSHIGLREGETRDYQGARNSRFVLAPGSVLTKKPPRWIVVADLVETSRLFGRIAARIEPETVERVAGDLVQRTFSEPHWDARRGAVMAYERVTLYGLPLVPRRRVGYAQVDPVVARELFIRHALVEGDWQTRHHFARDNTRLRAELEELEERARRRDLLAGDDEVYAFYDQRVPESAVSARHFDAWWKKQRHVTPDLLTMTRADLLRTDTDADQPDTWQTSDLSLPLSYRFEPGAADDGVTVHVPVEVLARLGGDGFAWQVPALREELVTALIKSLPKDLRRNFVPAPDTARAVLPDLNPGDGSLLEELQRELRRRSGILVPIDAFDLSKIPDHLRVTFAVEKDGNEVARGKDLGALHDKLAGSVRQAVAGAVAGDLQRTALLAWPDDLAELPRTVESSSGGHTVRGFPAFVDSGAAVDIRVFPTPAEQAAAMGPGLRRLLRLAAPSPVKAAERGLNPRTRLALSTNPDGSLAALLEDCADAAVRVLAPKAVWTAADFTALRDTVAAKLVPTTLDVIGRVERVLAAAQAAQVALPDKPSALQADAIADIRAQLGRLLPVGFVAITGVTHLADLTRYLTAVGRRLERLPQAPAADRERMDRVHAVEDAYDELRQALSPLRCQGEDVRDIARQIEELRVSLWAQQLGTPRPVSEQRIYRAIDAVVP, from the coding sequence GTGTCCGACCCCCAGCTGCGCGAACTGCGTGCCCGCCTCGATGGTCTGACCATCCGAGACGCGGCGCGGCTGGATCGCCGACTGAAAAACCTGCGCGGCGACAATCCCGCCAAGATCGCCGAACAGATCGCGGCGGCCGAAGGCGTGATCGCCAGTCGCCTCGCGGCCGTGCCCACCATCACCTACCCCGACCTGCCGGTCACCGACCGCCGGGCCGAGATCGCCAAGGCGATCACCGAGAACCAGGTCGTGATCGTCGCGGGCGAGACCGGATCGGGCAAGACGACACAGCTGCCCAAGATCTGCCTGGAACTCGGTCGCGGCATTCGCGGCACCATCGGTCACACCCAACCGCGCCGGCTGGCCGCCCGCACGGTGGCGCAGCGGATCGCCGACGAAACCGGGACGGCGCTGGGTGGAGCCATCGGCTACACCGTGCGGTTCACCGACCAGGCCAGCGACTCGACCCTCGTCAAACTGATGACCGACGGCATTCTGCTCGCCGAGATTCAGCGAGACCGCCGGCTGCTCCGGTACGACACCCTGATCCTCGACGAGGCCCACGAACGCAGCCTCAACATCGACTTCCTGCTGGGGTACCTGCGCGAGTTGCTGCCGCGGCGCCCGGATCTGAAGGTCATCGTGACATCGGCGACGATCGAGCCGGAGCGGTTCGCGAAGCACTTTTTCGATGCCCCGATCGTCGAGGTCTCCGGCCGCACCTACCCGGTCGAAATTCGTTACCGCCCTTTGGAAATTCAGATCGCCACCAACGGCTCCGCCGGCTCCTCGGACGATCCCGACGACCCCGACCACGACATCGTCCGGACCGAGACACGGGACCAGACCGAGGCCATCGTCGACGCGGTACGGGAACTGGAATCCGAGCCGGCCGGCGACGTGCTGGTGTTCCTGTCGGGCGAGCGGGAAATCCGGGACACCGCAGAGGCTTTGCGTGATGCGCTCTCCGGTGACACCTTCCCGACGGAGATCCTGCCGCTGTACGCCCGGCTGCCCACCGCGGACCAACAGAAGGTCTTCAACGCCAAACCTGGCGGCCCGCGCCGGATTGTATTGGCCACCAACGTCGCCGAGACATCCCTGACCGTGCCCGGCATCCGGTACGTCGTCGACCCCGGCACCGCGCGCATCTCGCGGTACAGCCGGCGCACCAAGGTGCAGCGGCTGCCGATCGAACCGATCTCGCAGGCATCGGCCGCACAGCGGTCCGGCCGGTCGGGCCGGACCGCGCCCGGTGTATGTATCCGGTTGTACTCGGAAGAGGATTTCGCGGCGCGGCCCCGCTACACCGATCCGGAGATCCTGCGCACCAACCTCGGCGCGGTCATCCTGCAGATGGCTGCTTTGGGGCTGGGCGACATCGAGGCGTTCCCGTTTCTGGACCCGCCCGATGCGCGCAGTATCCGCGACGGCATCCAATTGCTCCAGGAATTGGGCGCTTTCGATGCCAAGGGCGCCATCACCGACGTCGGGCGTCGATTGGCCCGGCTGCCGCTGGACCCGCGGGTCGGCCGGATGATCCTGCAGGCCGATGCCGAAGGCTGCGTCCGTGAGGTCCTGATCCTCGCCGCCGCGCTGTCCATTCCCGACCCGCGCGAGCGGCCGGCGGACCGGGAAGAGGCGGCCCGGCAGAAGCACGCGCGATTCGCCGACGAGCATTCGGACTTCGTGTCCTACCTCAACCTGTGGAACTACCTGCGCGAGCAGCGGAACCAGTTGTCCGGCAGCGCGTTCCGCCGAATGTGCCGCGACGAGTTCCTGCACTATCTGCGAATTCGGGAATGGCAGGACCTGGTCGGCCAATTGCGCAGCATCGCCGCGGATCTCGGTATCCGGGAGTCGGGAGACGACGCCGACGCGTTGCGCGTCCACACCGCGCTGACCGCCGGCCTGCTGTCGCACATCGGCTTGCGCGAAGGCGAGACACGGGATTACCAGGGCGCCCGCAACTCGCGGTTCGTGCTGGCGCCGGGTTCGGTGCTGACCAAGAAGCCACCGCGGTGGATCGTCGTCGCGGATCTGGTGGAGACGAGCCGGCTGTTCGGGCGCATCGCCGCGCGCATCGAACCCGAGACCGTCGAACGGGTCGCCGGAGATCTGGTGCAGCGCACCTTCAGTGAGCCACACTGGGATGCCCGCCGCGGCGCCGTCATGGCGTACGAACGGGTGACGCTCTACGGCCTGCCGCTGGTGCCACGCCGTCGGGTCGGGTACGCACAGGTTGACCCCGTGGTCGCGCGCGAGCTGTTCATCAGGCACGCCTTGGTCGAAGGTGACTGGCAGACCAGGCACCACTTCGCCCGGGACAACACCCGGCTGCGGGCCGAACTGGAAGAGCTGGAAGAGCGCGCGCGGCGTCGGGACCTGCTGGCCGGCGACGACGAGGTCTACGCCTTCTACGACCAGCGCGTGCCCGAAAGCGCGGTATCGGCGCGGCATTTCGACGCCTGGTGGAAGAAGCAGCGGCACGTGACGCCGGACCTGCTGACCATGACGCGCGCGGACCTGCTGCGCACCGATACCGACGCCGACCAGCCCGACACGTGGCAGACGAGTGACCTGTCCCTGCCGTTGAGCTACCGGTTCGAGCCCGGCGCCGCCGATGACGGTGTGACGGTGCACGTTCCGGTCGAGGTACTGGCCAGACTCGGTGGTGACGGTTTCGCCTGGCAGGTGCCCGCGCTGCGCGAGGAGTTGGTCACCGCGCTGATCAAGTCCCTGCCCAAGGACCTGCGGCGCAATTTCGTACCCGCGCCCGACACGGCACGGGCGGTACTGCCGGATCTCAATCCCGGAGACGGTTCACTGCTGGAGGAACTGCAGCGTGAGCTACGCAGGCGCAGCGGCATTTTGGTGCCGATCGACGCCTTCGACCTGAGCAAGATTCCGGATCACCTGCGGGTCACTTTCGCGGTCGAGAAAGACGGCAACGAAGTGGCGCGCGGCAAGGACCTGGGCGCGCTGCACGACAAGCTGGCCGGCTCCGTACGGCAGGCGGTCGCCGGTGCCGTCGCGGGCGATCTCCAGCGGACCGCCCTGTTGGCCTGGCCGGATGACCTCGCCGAACTGCCCCGCACCGTGGAGAGCTCGTCCGGTGGCCACACCGTGCGCGGGTTCCCGGCGTTCGTGGATAGCGGTGCGGCGGTGGATATCCGGGTGTTCCCGACCCCGGCGGAGCAGGCCGCGGCCATGGGCCCGGGGCTGCGGCGGTTGCTGCGGCTCGCTGCGCCGTCACCCGTCAAGGCCGCCGAGCGCGGGCTCAATCCCCGCACGCGACTGGCGCTGTCGACCAATCCAGACGGCAGCCTGGCGGCGCTGCTCGAAGACTGCGCCGACGCCGCGGTGCGGGTGTTGGCGCCCAAGGCGGTCTGGACCGCCGCGGACTTCACGGCGCTCCGTGACACCGTCGCGGCCAAGTTGGTACCGACGACACTCGACGTGATCGGCCGCGTCGAACGCGTGCTGGCCGCGGCGCAAGCCGCACAGGTTGCGTTGCCCGACAAGCCTTCTGCACTCCAGGCCGATGCGATAGCGGATATTCGCGCGCAGCTGGGCCGGCTGTTGCCTGTCGGGTTCGTTGCGATTACGGGTGTTACCCACCTGGCCGACCTGACCCGATACCTGACCGCGGTCGGCCGGCGCTTGGAGCGGTTGCCCCAAGCGCCGGCCGCCGACCGCGAACGGATGGACCGGGTACACGCCGTCGAGGACGCGTACGACGAACTGCGGCAGGCGCTTTCACCCCTGCGCTGCCAAGGTGAGGACGTCCGCGACATCGCCCGGCAGATCGAGGAACTGCGCGTCAGCCTCTGGGCCCAGCAGTTGGGTACCCCGCGGCCGGTCAGCGAGCAACGGATCTACCGGGCCATCGACGCCGTCGTTCCGTGA
- a CDS encoding TetR/AcrR family transcriptional regulator: MTQPRRAQRRGIAVQERILDAAVRALVEHGYAGTSTLRIQQMAEVSRGSLLHQFPSRDALLVAAVQHLAEARFNEMSTRTRWPEDSRDRIREAVLAMWSTYQQDYFWAATELWLAARHNAELRSSLEQQERVLYKQVRTVTDAMFGESLNQHPDYARVRETLNTSMRGVALTYAFDRRNASRDPHVQDWVALAVKVLLGE; this comes from the coding sequence ATGACGCAACCTCGACGGGCACAACGCCGTGGCATCGCGGTGCAGGAGCGCATCCTGGACGCCGCCGTGCGAGCGCTCGTCGAGCATGGCTACGCCGGGACCTCGACGTTGCGGATCCAGCAGATGGCAGAAGTCAGCAGGGGGAGCCTCTTGCACCAATTCCCTTCGCGGGACGCCCTGCTCGTCGCGGCGGTCCAGCATCTTGCCGAAGCGCGATTCAATGAGATGAGCACGCGGACCCGGTGGCCGGAGGACTCCCGTGACCGGATTCGCGAGGCAGTGCTGGCCATGTGGTCGACCTACCAGCAGGATTATTTCTGGGCGGCGACCGAGTTGTGGCTTGCCGCGCGCCACAACGCCGAACTTCGCAGCAGCCTCGAGCAGCAAGAGCGGGTGCTCTACAAGCAGGTGCGTACGGTGACCGATGCCATGTTCGGTGAGTCGCTCAACCAACACCCGGACTACGCCCGCGTCCGGGAAACGCTCAACACCAGCATGCGCGGCGTCGCCCTGACCTATGCGTTCGATCGCCGGAACGCGTCGCGCGACCCTCATGTCCAGGACTGGGTCGCCCTTGCGGTCAAGGTGCTGCTGGGCGAGTAG
- a CDS encoding acyl-CoA dehydrogenase family protein, with amino-acid sequence MATESITRTADRMWHDVFLPDDVQHVRAMARDAVATHLAPVAREIAQREESVDSFPWSAFKGLAGAGCFAVPFEQPFGAGLQHPMLATCIVTEEIAYESSSLAGVYDGQCILNARALSFAQPHIREQVLPALISGDAVFAFATTEPDASSDLTPTALKTVATRSPNGFTVNGRKRWITNSTVADWVCVLCRDGDTGDATMLLVDMHSPGIQVGEPDLKMGHRGQITADIVFDDVAVPADHALGAAGRGLATALGSLAAGRLGIAAAGVGVAQIALDLAVARLRSRELFGRKLGEMQYWQYKLAERATELEAARAMYQKAAVRLDRGDRSGEPEASMAKSYATRLANDLARDALQIHGGYGFARRVSATGESFRLEEIYRDAKILEIFEGANEVLQWVIARHLIGRDITG; translated from the coding sequence ATGGCCACCGAATCCATCACCCGAACCGCCGACCGCATGTGGCACGACGTGTTCCTGCCCGACGACGTCCAGCACGTCCGCGCGATGGCGCGCGACGCCGTCGCAACCCACTTGGCGCCGGTGGCACGCGAGATCGCGCAGCGCGAGGAATCCGTCGACTCGTTCCCCTGGAGTGCTTTCAAGGGCCTTGCCGGCGCCGGTTGTTTCGCGGTGCCGTTCGAGCAGCCATTCGGCGCAGGTCTGCAGCACCCGATGCTGGCGACCTGCATCGTCACCGAGGAAATCGCTTACGAGAGCTCGAGTTTGGCCGGCGTGTACGACGGTCAGTGCATCCTCAATGCCCGCGCGCTCTCGTTCGCCCAGCCCCACATCCGCGAGCAGGTGCTCCCTGCCCTCATCAGCGGTGACGCCGTCTTCGCCTTCGCGACAACCGAACCCGACGCATCGAGCGATCTGACACCGACTGCACTCAAGACTGTCGCCACCCGAAGCCCAAATGGATTCACAGTCAACGGACGCAAACGCTGGATCACGAATTCCACGGTGGCCGACTGGGTTTGCGTCCTATGCCGTGACGGCGACACCGGCGACGCGACCATGCTGCTGGTCGACATGCACAGCCCGGGCATCCAGGTAGGTGAACCCGATCTGAAAATGGGCCATCGTGGCCAGATCACCGCCGACATCGTTTTCGACGACGTCGCGGTACCGGCAGACCACGCACTCGGAGCAGCCGGCCGGGGCCTGGCCACAGCCTTGGGGTCGCTGGCCGCCGGACGGCTCGGCATCGCGGCGGCCGGTGTCGGTGTCGCGCAGATCGCCCTCGACCTGGCGGTGGCCCGGCTTCGGAGCCGAGAACTGTTCGGCCGCAAGCTCGGTGAGATGCAGTACTGGCAATACAAACTGGCCGAACGCGCCACCGAACTCGAAGCCGCCCGCGCGATGTACCAGAAAGCCGCGGTCCGGCTGGACCGCGGTGATCGGTCTGGCGAGCCCGAAGCGTCAATGGCCAAGTCCTACGCCACTCGCCTCGCCAACGACCTTGCCCGCGACGCTCTCCAAATCCATGGCGGCTACGGGTTCGCCCGACGGGTCTCGGCGACCGGCGAAAGCTTCCGACTCGAAGAGATCTACCGGGACGCCAAGATCCTGGAGATCTTCGAGGGCGCGAACGAAGTTCTGCAATGGGTCATTGCCCGACACCTGATCGGCCGCGACATCACGGGGTAG
- a CDS encoding mycobacterial-type methylenetetrahydrofolate reductase translates to MTLNTIAFELVPPNIERGPQFAVDEAHKVLLNAAAVGLEGRIRHVMIPGMIEEDGDRPIEMKPKMDVLDFWQLMKPELPGMRGLCTQVTSFLDEDALSKRLRILQDAEFEGIAFVGVPRTMSDGEGAGVAPTDALTIYRDQVTNRGVILIPTRDGEHGRFNFKCDQGATYGMTQLLYSDAIVGFLKKFAETTEHRPEILLSFGFVPKMESKVGLINWLIQDAGNPLVAAEQEFVARLAGEEPAVKRALMLDLYKRVIDGVGELGFPLSIHLEAAYGVSKPAFETFAEMLAYWAPDQA, encoded by the coding sequence GTGACCCTGAACACCATCGCCTTCGAACTGGTCCCGCCCAATATCGAGCGCGGTCCCCAGTTTGCGGTCGACGAGGCGCACAAGGTGCTGCTCAATGCCGCCGCGGTCGGCCTCGAGGGTCGCATTCGGCACGTCATGATCCCCGGGATGATCGAGGAAGACGGCGACCGTCCCATCGAGATGAAGCCGAAGATGGATGTCCTCGACTTCTGGCAGTTGATGAAGCCCGAGCTGCCGGGCATGCGCGGACTGTGCACCCAGGTGACGTCGTTCCTGGACGAGGACGCCCTCTCGAAGCGGCTCAGGATTCTGCAGGATGCGGAATTCGAAGGCATCGCCTTCGTCGGCGTCCCGCGCACCATGAGCGATGGCGAGGGCGCCGGCGTCGCCCCGACCGACGCGTTGACGATCTACCGCGACCAGGTCACCAACCGCGGTGTCATCCTGATCCCGACCCGCGACGGCGAGCACGGCCGCTTCAACTTCAAGTGCGACCAGGGCGCCACGTACGGCATGACCCAGCTGCTCTACTCCGACGCGATCGTGGGCTTCCTGAAGAAGTTCGCCGAGACCACCGAGCATCGCCCCGAGATTCTGCTGTCGTTCGGCTTCGTGCCGAAAATGGAATCAAAGGTCGGCCTGATCAACTGGCTGATCCAGGACGCCGGAAATCCATTGGTCGCCGCTGAGCAGGAGTTCGTGGCACGGCTGGCCGGCGAGGAGCCTGCGGTCAAGCGGGCGCTGATGCTCGATCTGTACAAGCGCGTCATCGACGGAGTCGGCGAACTCGGCTTCCCGCTGAGCATCCACCTGGAGGCCGCGTACGGGGTGTCCAAGCCGGCGTTCGAGACTTTTGCCGAAATGCTGGCCTACTGGGCGCCGGACCAGGCCTGA
- a CDS encoding alpha/beta hydrolase family protein: protein MAERVKFQSSTGPMLAGIIDLPEGTPRGWGVFSHGFTLGKDSPAAARICKQLASDGIGMLRFDAIGLGDSEGHWGDGSFTHKTNDVIEACKFMTERGTPPALLVGHSFGGASVLAGARQAPGVRAVVTVGAPIDPSHVEKQYDDILDCVLANGSAQWMVGGRELTLKRDFVEDVRAAKLHTKIKELHLPLLILHSPTDNTVGIENASEIFRTARHPRSFVSLEGTEHLLTGPGQAKRAGRIIGAWADAYLGPK from the coding sequence GTGGCTGAACGCGTCAAGTTCCAGAGTTCCACCGGCCCCATGCTCGCCGGCATCATCGACCTCCCCGAAGGCACCCCGCGCGGGTGGGGCGTGTTCTCGCACGGCTTCACGCTCGGCAAGGATTCCCCGGCCGCGGCACGCATCTGCAAGCAGCTGGCCTCCGACGGCATCGGGATGCTCCGCTTCGACGCCATCGGGCTCGGCGACTCGGAGGGCCACTGGGGCGACGGCTCGTTCACTCACAAGACCAATGACGTCATCGAGGCGTGCAAGTTCATGACCGAACGCGGCACGCCCCCGGCGTTGTTGGTGGGCCACTCGTTCGGCGGGGCGTCGGTCCTGGCCGGCGCACGGCAGGCGCCCGGCGTTCGGGCGGTCGTCACCGTCGGTGCACCCATCGATCCGTCGCACGTGGAAAAGCAGTACGACGACATCCTCGACTGCGTGCTGGCGAACGGCAGCGCGCAGTGGATGGTCGGCGGGCGCGAGCTGACCCTCAAGCGCGACTTCGTGGAGGACGTCCGCGCGGCCAAGCTGCACACCAAGATCAAAGAGCTGCACCTGCCGCTGCTCATCCTGCACTCCCCCACCGACAACACGGTGGGCATCGAGAATGCGAGCGAGATCTTCCGGACCGCCCGCCACCCGCGCAGCTTCGTGTCGCTGGAGGGCACCGAACACCTGCTCACCGGGCCTGGGCAGGCCAAGCGGGCGGGACGGATCATCGGCGCCTGGGCCGACGCCTACCTGGGCCCTAAGTAG
- a CDS encoding alpha-keto acid decarboxylase family protein yields the protein MPEYTVGDYLLDRLAELGVTEIFGVPGDFNLELLDHVIAHRDIRWVGSANELNAGYAADGYGRLRGMAALITTFGVGELSAANAIAGSYAEHVPVVHIVGTPSIDVQGSRRVIHHSLGDGDFDHFLRIAREITCAQAKLLPATATREIDRVLSEVHERKLPGYLMLATDVARFPVEPPTGPLPRYTSGTSPRALSLFTAAAARLIGDHQLTVLADLLVHRLEAVPQLEALLAADVVPHATLMWGKSLVDESAPEFLGIYAGTSSQESVRRAIEDAPVLVTAGVQFTDMVSASFTQQIDPARTIDIGPNQSTVAGEVFAPLDMSAALEAITGILQSRPTRSPAVSQPVPDARDPELAPDQLLTQKGLWDKVCGALTPGNVVLAEQGTSYYGMARHRLPSGVAFIGQPLWASIGYTLPAALGAGLAARDRRPVLLIGDGAAQLTIQELGHFGREGVPAVVILVNNDGYTVERAIHGPTATYNDIVSWRWRDIPAAFGVRNPLSHRVTTCGELDAALADAAAHPDDLVFIEAVVTALDVPPLLEELAAAIAKANETT from the coding sequence ATGCCCGAATACACCGTCGGTGACTACCTGCTGGACCGGCTTGCTGAACTCGGTGTCACCGAGATTTTCGGTGTACCAGGCGATTTCAACCTGGAGTTGCTCGATCATGTGATCGCGCACCGGGATATCCGGTGGGTGGGCAGTGCCAACGAACTCAACGCCGGCTACGCCGCCGACGGCTACGGCCGGTTGCGGGGTATGGCGGCTCTCATCACCACGTTCGGCGTCGGCGAGCTGTCGGCGGCCAACGCGATCGCGGGCAGCTACGCCGAGCATGTGCCGGTGGTGCACATCGTCGGCACGCCCTCGATCGACGTCCAAGGTTCCCGACGGGTGATCCACCACTCGCTCGGTGACGGCGACTTCGACCACTTCCTGCGGATCGCCCGCGAAATCACGTGCGCGCAAGCCAAACTCCTGCCGGCCACCGCCACCCGGGAGATCGACCGGGTCCTGTCCGAGGTGCACGAGCGCAAGTTGCCCGGCTATCTGATGCTGGCCACGGACGTCGCCCGGTTCCCGGTCGAACCCCCGACCGGGCCCCTGCCGCGATACACCAGCGGCACCAGCCCGCGAGCCCTGTCGCTGTTCACCGCGGCCGCTGCCCGCCTCATCGGTGACCACCAACTGACCGTGCTGGCCGACCTGCTGGTGCATCGGCTCGAAGCCGTCCCGCAGCTCGAGGCGCTGCTGGCGGCCGACGTCGTCCCGCACGCCACACTGATGTGGGGCAAGAGCCTGGTCGACGAGTCCGCACCGGAATTCCTCGGGATCTACGCCGGCACCTCCAGTCAGGAGTCGGTCCGCCGGGCCATCGAAGACGCCCCGGTACTCGTCACCGCGGGCGTGCAGTTCACCGACATGGTCAGCGCCTCGTTCACGCAACAGATCGATCCCGCCCGGACCATCGACATCGGGCCCAACCAGAGCACCGTCGCCGGCGAAGTCTTTGCGCCACTGGATATGTCGGCGGCACTCGAGGCGATCACCGGCATCCTGCAGTCCCGGCCCACCCGGTCGCCGGCAGTGTCCCAGCCCGTGCCCGACGCACGTGACCCAGAGCTCGCGCCGGACCAGCTCCTCACCCAGAAAGGCTTGTGGGACAAGGTCTGCGGCGCGCTCACCCCCGGCAACGTCGTCCTGGCCGAGCAGGGCACGTCGTACTACGGCATGGCCCGGCACCGGCTGCCCAGCGGTGTGGCGTTCATCGGTCAGCCGCTGTGGGCGTCCATCGGCTATACGCTGCCGGCTGCGCTCGGCGCGGGCCTGGCGGCGCGAGACCGTCGTCCCGTATTGCTGATCGGCGACGGTGCCGCGCAGTTGACCATCCAGGAACTCGGCCACTTCGGCCGCGAGGGGGTGCCCGCGGTGGTGATCCTGGTGAACAACGACGGCTACACCGTCGAACGGGCGATCCACGGTCCCACCGCGACCTACAACGACATCGTGAGCTGGCGCTGGCGCGATATCCCGGCGGCGTTCGGTGTGCGAAACCCATTGTCCCACCGGGTGACAACCTGCGGCGAGCTGGACGCCGCGTTGGCCGACGCTGCAGCGCATCCCGACGATCTCGTCTTCATCGAAGCCGTGGTGACCGCACTGGATGTGCCGCCGCTGCTGGAGGAACTCGCCGCGGCGATCGCCAAGGCTAACGAAACTACTTAG